Part of the Geodermatophilus obscurus DSM 43160 genome is shown below.
CAGCACCTCCCCGGTGGACTGGCCGAGCCGGGCGGTCATCCGCGGCTCGCGCAGCAGGTCACCGGCGGTGAGCACGCGGGTCCGGTCCACGTCGGAGGTGAAGTCGGCGACGTAGGCGTTGGCCGGCGCAGAGATGATCTCCGGTCCGGTGCCGAGCTGGACCGTGCGCCCGTCCTTGAGCATCAGGATGCGGTCGCCCAGCCGCATGGCCTCGTTGAGGTCGTGCGTGATGAAGACGATCGTCTTGTGCAGCTCGGTCTGCAGCTGCACCAGCAGGTCCTGCATGTCCCGGCGGATGAGCGGGTCCAGCGCGGAGAACGGCTCGTCCATGAGCAGGACGTCGGAGTCCGCGGCGAGCGCGCGGGCCAGGCCCACGCGCTGCTGCATCCCGCCGGAGAGCTGGTCGGGCCGGGCATCGGCCCGGTCGAGCAGCCCCACCGTGCGCAGCGCCCAGTCGGCACGCTCCCGCTGCTCGGCTGCCGGGACCCCGCGGATCTTGAGCGCGTAGGCGGCGTTCTCCCGCACCGTGCGGTGCGGGAGCAGCGCGAAGTGCTGGAACACCATGCTGACCTTGTCGTTGCGCAGCGTCCGCAGGTCGGCGTCGCCGAGCGCCCGCAGGTCCTGGCCATCGACCTCCACCGTGCCGGCGCTGGGCTCGATGAGCCGGTTGAGCAGCCGGACGAGGGTCGACTTGCCGGACCCCGACAGCCCCATGACGACGAACAGCTCACCGCGCTCGACGGAGAAGCCGACGTCGTGGACGGCGAGGGTGCTCCCGGTCCGCCGCAGGATCTCGTCGCGCGCGACGCCCTCGCCGGCCAGCCGCAGCGCCTCCTCCCCGCGCGCCCCGAAGACCTTCGTCAGCCCGGTCGCCCGCAGTACCGGCGGCACGGTCAGCCGACCCACTCGTCGATCTGGGTGGCGTGCTCGTCGACCCACTGCCGGGCGACGGTCCCGACGTCCTCGCCGTCGACGTCCACCTGCTTCTGCATCTCCTCCATCTCCTCGACCGAGATGCGCAGGTCGACCAGCAGGTCGACGAACTCGGGAGCCTGCTCCTGCAGCTCCGCGCTCGCGGCGATGTTGGCGCTGTACGAGGGCATGGCACAGGCGCCGTTGCCGGTGGTCAGGCAGCCCTCGGTGTAGGGCGTGGGCTCCTCGAGCTGGACCATGTCGTACTGCGCGAAGACCGCGTGCGGGTGGTACAGGTACAGCACGATCGGCTCCTGGCGGCTGTAGCTGTTCTCCAGCTGCGCCAGCTCGGCCGCCTCACTGGAGACGACGTGCTCCAGCGTGATCCCGTAGCCCGCGAGCCGCTTGGCGTTCTGCTCGGTGGTGATGTAGCCGGGGTCGGCGTCGTAGAACTTGTTGCCCAGCTGGTCGGCGTAGTCGTTGAGCTGGGTGACGCTGGTCAGGCCCTCGAGCGGGCCGCCGGGCGCGACGGCGTAAGCGGGTACGAACCACCCCTGCGCGGCGTCGCCGTAGGTCTCCGAGACGATCTCGACCTGCTCGGCAGCGCTGTCGGCGAGCTCCTGCTGGTTGGGGAGGGCGACCTCGGTCAGCAGGTCGATGTCCCCGCGCTGTGCACCGGCCCACGCCGCGGCCGGGTCCAGCTGCGTCGTCTGCAGCGTGGCCACGCCCAGCTCGGGACGGTCGGCGGCGATCTCGCTGAGGATGGAGTTGGTCAGGCCGGCGGCCGTCCAGCTGAACTGGGCGGCCTGGACGGTGATGCCGTCCCCACCGCCGGTCGCACTGTCGGCGCCCTCCTCGGCGCTGCACCCGGTGACGGTCGCGGCGAGGACGGCGGCCAGCGCCACCGCGGATGCGCGGGGACGGATCGTGGTGCGCAGCATGAGGGTCTTCTCTCGTTGCGGCGCCGGGCGCAGGCTCGCCGGCGGGGTGGTCGTGCGACGAAGCGCAGGCCCCTGGAGGGGACCTGCGCCTCGCCGTGCGGTCAGTTCTCGGAGACGAGCGTCGTGCAAGTGCCCGGTCAGGCGCCAGTCGGACCGACCGGCTTGTCCCCCCGGAGCGTGATGCGGTGCATGACGCGCCGCTGGTCACCGTAGTCGCGGTTGGCGTAGTGCACGGTCGAGCGGTTGTCCCACATGACGACGTCGCCGACCGACCACCGGTGCCGCACGATGTGTTCGGGCTTGGTGATGTGGGCGTAGAACAGGTCGAGCAGGTACCGGCTCTCGGCGTCGGACACGTCCTTCAGGTGCGAGACGAACCCGGGGTTGACGAACAGTCCCTTGCGGCCGGTCTCGGGGTGGATCCGCACCACCGGGTGCTCGACCGGGACGAGTGCCTGGAACTGCTCGCCCTCCCACTTCGTCCGCGCCTCGCGCTGGGCCAGGTAGTAGCCGAACTCTCGGGTGCCGTCGTGCACCGCGACCAGCTGGTCGGCCAGCCGCTGCAGCGGCTCGCTGAGCGACTCGTAGGCCAGCTGGAGGTCCGCCCACTGGGTGTCCCCGCCCGTGGGCGGGAGGACGACGGCGCGCAGCACCGAGCCCAGCGGCGGCCGGCGGACGAAGGTGACGTCGGTGTGCCAGACGTCGGCGAACCCGCCCGAGGCGCTGTCGAGCGCGTAGATCTCCGGGTGCTCCTCGTCGACCCCCGGCACCACGGGGTGGGACTCGGTGACATCGCCCAGGCGGCGGCCGAGCGCGATCTGGCCGTCCGGGTGCAGTGCGTGCTGTCCCGAGAAGAACAGCACCTTGTGGGCGGCGAGCGCCGTGCGGATGGCGCGCACCTGCGCGTCGGTGGCGGAGGCGAGGTCGACCCCGTGGACGCGGGCGCCGAACCCGGGCGCGAGGCGCTCCAGGTCGAGGGCCGCGGGGGCGGTGGACGTCGCCGGGGCAGGCAGGACGGGGGCAGTGATGGTCATGACGGGGACTCCGGTGGGATGGGTGGTGGCGGGCTCGGACGGCGTCAGGCCGTACAGAGCGCGCTCGCGCACCGGAGCAGGTCGATGTGACGGCGCGCGACGAGCGCAAACCGCACAATCCCGACCGAACTCATAGGGATTACCGTAGCGGCTCCCCCGCCCCCCGTATCGAGGGGGTGCCCGTGTCCCTGCCGGGCCGGCTGTCGATCGACCGGACGCCGGCTCTGCGTCATCGCACACGTCCGGCCGGCATCCGTACCCCGTCCTGGCCCGTTCCGCTCAGCCCTCCAGGAAGGGCGGCGCTCCGGAGGATCTCGCGGTCAGCCTGTCGCCGTGGGCTTCACATCGAAGGCGACGAGCACGGCCTCGACGATGGAGTCCACGTACTCACGGGTGATGGGGTCACGGGTGATCAGCATGCGGGTCCAGATCGGGCCGATGAGCAGGTCGATCAACAGGTCCTGGTCGACCGAAGGGGCCAGTTCGCCGCGAGCGATGGCCAGCGCCAGGACCCGCCGGTAGGCCTGTCGGCGGGTGTGGATGACGGTGTACAGCAGGTCGGTGATCTCGGGGTGGTGACCGGCCTCACGGATGAGCTGGGCGACGAACTGCCCTCGGCCGCGCACGAACGCCTCCACGGCGCCGTGGAGCAGCGCGAGCAGGTCGACCTTCAGGGCGCCGGAGTCCGGCACGTCGACGCTCTGCAGAGCCAGCCTCTCCACCCCCGCGGCGGCGACCGCAGCCTTCGACGGCCACCGGCGCAGGATCGTGGTCTTGGCGACGCCGCTGCGGGCGGCCAGTTCGTCGAGCGTCAGGCCGGCGTAGCCGTGAGAGCCGAGCAGCGCGATGACCTGTTCGAGGATGCGGTCGTCGAGGGCGCGGTCCCGTGGCCGTCCGCGGCCCGACGACGGACGTGGCGTGGCACCCATCTCCTGCGCAACTTCCCGTCTCGATGAGGGCGCTTGGACCCTACTCGATGCCCTGACACGCTGCGAAGCTCCCTGTCGGGACTTGCGCTACCGCTGGTTGCGGAGCTCCGTCGATGGACCAGCTCTCCCTCGACGTGGCTGCCGCAGCCCCGGGGTCCACGCCGGTCCCGGAGGTGGCGCCGTCTCCACGCGCACCGGTCTCGTCCACCGGTCAGCGTCCCGGCGGAGGTCACCTCGACGCCTGAGCAACGGGCGCGCATGCCGGCGCCGCACCCCCGGCCGGGGGACGGCCCCGAGGTCCCACACCGGAACAGGCGTTGAGGCACTGACTCGAACCGTCCAGTGCCGATCCGACCGCATCAGGACGACCAGGTGCCGACTCCAGCCGACATCGCGGCCACCGCCGCACCTGCCAGGAGAGGAAGAACCGTGACAGAGACCCGAATGCCGTATCCGGTCCGCGTGGACGCGTCGCAGACCCCCTCGGTCTCACGCGGGCTGTGGCTGGTCAAGTGGCTGCTGCTCGTCCCGCACTACGTCGTGCTGGCCTTCCTCTGGCTGGCCTTCCTGGTCGTCAGCGCGGTCGCGTTCTTCGCGATCCTGTTCACGGCGCGCTACCCCCGGCCCCTCTTCGACTTCAACGTCGGGGTCCTGCGCTGGAGCTGGCGGGTGCACTACTACGGCTACGGGGCACTGGGGACCGACCGCTACCCGCCGTTCACCCTCGCCGAGGTGCCGGACTACCCCGCCCACCTGGACATCGCCTACCCCCAGCGGCTCTCCCGCGGGCTCGTGCTGGTGAAGTGGTGGCTGTTGGCCATCCCGCACTACCTGGTCCTCTCGGTCTTCACCGGCGGTGGGATCTGGCTCGGCACGAGGTCCGGGACACCCGACAGCGCCTGGGACGACGGCTGGGGCGCCGGTGTCAGTCTGGTCGCCCTGCTGGTGTTCATCGCCGCGATCGTGCTGCTGTTCACCGGCCGCTATCCCCGGCCCCTGTACGACTTCGTCCTCGGTATGGACCGCTGGGCGCTGCGGGTGACCGCGTATGCCGCCCTGATGACCGACCGCTACCCGCCCTTCCGGCTCGACCAGGGCGGTACCGACCCCGGGTCAGTACCCACCGAGCCCCTCGCGCCGCCGCCCTCCGGCGTGCCGGCCGGAGCGCCGCCGGCTCCGGCAGCTCCACTCCGGTGACCGCTCGCCGCCCCCGGGATGACGCACGGCCCGGGGGCGGCGAGCTGAGCCGGCGCGCCCCACCCGGCCACCGCGCACCCCGCGCGGCCATCATCGATCCACGAACGAGGCCGTCATGACGATCACCGGCCGGACCGCACGAACCAACGGGATCCCGACGGACCCACTGCGGAGGACCGCGTTCCTGGCGGGCGCGCTGTACCTCATCACCTTCATCGCATCGATCCCGGCGATCTTCGTGCTGGACCCCGTACTGAGCGACCCGAACTACATCGTCGGCTCGGGCGCCGACACCCGCGTCCTCTCCGGCGGCCTCCTCGACATCGTCAACGCCCTCGCCTGCATCGGCACCGCGGTCGTGCTGTTCCCCGTGGTGAAACGGCAGAACGAGACCCTGGCGCTCGGCTTCGTCACCTCACGCCTGCTCGAGGCCGCGATCATCTTCACCGGGGTCGTGAGCCTCTTCGCGGTCGTGACCCTGCGGCGGGACTCAGCCGGCGCTGCTGGAGCAGACACGGACTCCCTGGTCAACGTCGGTGCGTCGCTCGTCGCGGTCCGCGACTGGACGTTCCTGCTCGGGCCCGGCGTCATGGCCGCCATCAATGCACTGCTGCTGGGCACGCTGATGTACCGGTCCGGACTCGTGCCACGCGCGATCCCGCTCATGGGACTCATCGGAGCCCCGCTGCTCCTCTCCGCCAAGATCGGGACGATCTTCGGCGTCAACGACGACGTCTCCCTGTGGTCGTTGATCGCCCTCGCGCCGATCTTCTTCTGGGAGCTGTCACTCGGTGTCTGGCTGGTCGTCAAGGGCTTCCGGCCCTCGCTCGTCACCACCGGGGTCATCCCCTCAGGGGAGCAGGAGCATCCGGGGGATCTGTCCCGCGCCTGAGCGTCCTCGTCGGTGCCCGGTCGACGGGGTCTCGCGTCGGCCGCTGGCAGTCCTCGCGTACACCACAGGGGCCCTCACAGTTCCTGTGAGGGCCCCTGTACCTGGTAGCGGGGGCAGGATTCGAACCTGCGACCTCTGGGTTATGAGCCCAGCGAGCTACCGAGCTGCTCCACCCCGCGTCGGTGAGACCACCATACCCCCGCGCGGCCCGGAGGCGCAGCGCGGGCCGGCGTGGGCCCCACCACAGAGGCGGGGCCCACGCCGGCCTCGGCTCAGCCCCCCGGTGTCGTGGCCGCCTGGGCGGCCTGGGCCTGCGCGGTCTGGTACGCGGTGACGGCGGCCTGCAGGTCCTCGAGGGCCTGTCCCTGCCCGGCGAAGTCGCCGTTGCGCTGCGCCGTCTCCAACGCGGCCAGCGCGCTGTTGATGGCCTGGACCGCCGACTGCATCTCCGGGGTGCTCGGGGTGTCCGCCGTCCCGCCGTCGGCCGGCGGAGCCGGGGTCGCCGGCGCATCGGGCTGGTCGGTGGGTGCGGGGGCGTTGTCGTTGTCGACGGCGGCCTCCCCCGCCCCGGCGCCGAACACCTGGTCCAGCGCCTCGGCGAGGGTGTTGGCGTACCCGACCCGGTCGCCGTAGTTGACCAGCACCTTCTGCAGCAGCGGGAAGGAGTTCTCGCCCGTGCCCTCGACGTACAGCGGCTCGACGTAGAGCAGGCCGTTGTCGCCGATCGGCAGGGTGAGCAGGTTGCCGAACACCGCCCGGGACTCCGCACTGTTGAACAGCGTGAGGTCCGGCCGCACCTGGTTGTTGGTGATGAACGACTGCTGCACCTGCTGCGGGCCCCGGAACGGCGTGTTGCCCGGCAGGGTCAGCACCTGGATCTGCCCGTAGGTGTCCGGCGCGCTGGACGCCGAGACGAACGACGACAGGTTCTCGCGGCGGAAGGCGTTGAGCGCGCTGGTCAGCTGGAAGCTCGCCTCCGGGTCGCCCGGCCGCTGGGCCAGGATGTAGTACGGCGGCTGCGGCTCCTGGGTGTCCTGCGTCGGGTCGGCAGGGACGGCCCAGCGGTCGTTGCCGCTGTAGAAGTCGCCCGGGTCGCTGACGTGGTAGCGGGTCAGGATGTCCCGCTGGACCTTGAACAGGTCCTCCGGGTAGCGGACGTGGCCGACCAGGTCCGGCGACATGTCCTCACGAGGCTGGACCAGCCCGGGGAAGGCCTTCATGTAGGTCTGCAGGACCGGGTCCTCGGTGTCCCACTCGTAGAGCGAGACGGTGCCGTCGTAGGCGTCGACGGTGGCCTTCACCGAGTTGCGGATGTAGTTGAACGTCTCGTTCGGCAGCGCCGTCGTCCCGGTGCCGGTCAGCGCGTCGGTGGCCGCCTCGCCCAGCTCCATCTGCTCGGCGTAGGGGTAGGAGCCCGAGGTGGTGTAGCCGTCGAGGATCCACTGCACCCGGCCGTCGATGACCGCGGGGTACGGGTCGCCGTCCACCGTGAGGAACGGCGCGGCCTTCTCCACCCGGTCCATCGGGTCGCGGACGTAGAGCACCTTGGAGGCGTCGTTGACGGCGCTGGAGAGCAGGAAGTTCCGCTCCCGGTAGAAGATCGCGAAGGTCAGCTGCCGGAAGAAGCTGCCGACCTCGACACCACCCCGGCCGTCGTAGGTGTTGTTGATCTGCCCCTCGCCGTCGCTGCCCTCGGGCAGGTCGAACTCCCGCGGCTCACCACCCTCGGGGGCGCCGACGACCGAGTAGTCCTGCATCAGCTCGCCGTAGTAGATCCGCGCACCGTCGGCGCTGACCTCGATGTTGCCGCGGGTGGGCAGGTCCCGGGTGGTGAAGCGCGGCTCGCCGCCCTCCTGGCCGGCGACGACCTGGTTGGCCGGCGCGGCCACGAACCCGTTGCCGTGCGTGTAGACGGTGTGCCGGTTGATCCAGGTGTCCTGGTTCTCGCTGAGCCCCTGGCTGTTGAGCTCGCGGACCGCTACGACGTAGTCCTGCGTCTCGCCGTTGACCGTGTACCGGTCGATGTCGAGCTTCTCGGGGAAGCCGTACACGTTGCGGATCTGCTGGCGCGCGGTGAACGTGGCGGACAGGACGTTGGGGTCCAGCAGCCGGGCGTTGGGGATCGTCTCGGTGTCGTTGCGCAGCTCGGCCAGCGCCGCGGCCGGGTCGACCTCCTCGCCGGTCTCCTGCTGGGCGTAGTCGACGTACTCCACGTCGGCCAGGCCGTAGGCCTGGCGGGTCGACTCGATCGCGCGGGCGATGAAGTCGGCCTCGCGCTCGTTGGCGCTGGGCCGGACGACGAACTGCTGCACGATCGCCGGGTAGGCCACGCCGATCACCAGGCTGGAGATCAGCAGCAGCACCAGCGCCGCGGCCGGCAGCCGGAAGTTGCGGACGACGACGTTGGCGAGGAACGCGACCGCACAGACGGCCGCGGCGAAGACCAGGATCGTCTTGGCCGGCAGCAGCGCGTTGACGTCGGTGTAGCTGGCGCCGGTGAACAGGCCGCCTCGGTCGGAGTAGACCAGCGCGTAGCGGTCCAGCCAGTAGGCGACGGCCTTGAGCGCGACGAACAGCCCGAGCAGCACCGACAGCTGCACCATGGCCGCGCCGGTGAGCTTCTGTCCCGGGGTCTGCAGCCGCAGGCCACCGAACACGTAGTGGGTCAGCAGCGAGCCGATCAGCGCGAGGATCACGATCGCGAAGCCGAAGCTCAGCAGCAGCCGGTAGAAGGGGTAGTCGAAGACGAAGAACGAGATGTCCAGGCCGAACTCCGGGTCCACCCGGCCGAAGCCCGTGCTGTTGCGGAACTGCAGCCAGGTCTCCCAGCTGCCCTGAGCGGTGAACCCCGCGAACAGGCCCAGCACGACGGCGACCGAGGTGAGCACCAGGGTGCGGCGCGGCTCGATCGACTGCCGGTAGCGCTCGAGGTTCTGCTGCTCCAGCGACATCGGCCGGAAGGTCGGGCGGAACCGGTAGGCCAGGTGGATCGCCAGCGCGGTGAGCCCACCGGTGGCCACGCCGGCCACGGCGAACAGCAGGGCGCGGGTCTGCAGCTCGGTCCAGAAGACCTCGGTGAACCCGGTCTCGTCGAACCACAGGTAGTCGACGTAGACGTTGGTGAGCGTCCCGATGGCCGTGAACAGCACGAGCAGGACGGCGATGGCCCCGATGACCACCTTCGCGCGCCGCGACAGGGTCGGCACGGCTACAGGGGGCCGCATGGCCACGAGGGTCTCCTTCAGTTGCGGTCGTGGCGGAGCGCCACGGACGGTGCCGGCCACGGACGGTCGGGTCGGCCCCGGCTCGGGCCCCCGGGCACCGATCCGGTCGCCCAGACCAACGCTCGGGGCCGTGCGGGGTTCCCCGGCCGCCCGCTCCGCCCGACAGCTTCCCCCACCGAGGGACGTCCGTGTCGGCCGGGCGGCGTCAGCAGGGCCGCGGGGTCCGGCCGGCGCGGAGGTCCTCGAGCGCGGTCAGGGCCTCGTCTAGGTTCGCGACCCGGGCGAGGGTGAGGCCTGGCCGGGGGGCACCGAGGGCGTCGGCGCAGTTGTCGGCGGGGACGAGGAAAAGCTCGGCGCCGATCTCCTCGGCGGCGATCATCTTCAGCTGGATGCCGCCGATCGGGCCGACCTCACCGGTGGCGGTGATCGTGCCGGTGCCGGCCACCGTGGCGCCGCCGGTCAGGTCGGTGTCGCCGACCAGGTCGAGGATGCCGAGGGTCAGCATCAGCCCGGCCGACGGGCCGCCGACGTCCTCGACGGCGATGTCGACGTCGTAGGGCGCTGCGGGCTGCTCGCGGACGAGCACGCCGAGCAGCGAGCCCTCGCGCTCCTCGGCGTCGGCCGGGCCGTCGGTCTGTTCCGCGTCGGCGGCCGACCGCGTCGTGACCGTGGCGGTCCCGGGCTCCCCGAGGCGCGTGTACCCGACGCTCACCGTCGTGCCGCCGGGGATCGAGCGCAGGACGGCGTCCAGCGTCGCGAGGTCGGGCGTCGGCCGGCCGTCGAGGGTCTCGACGGCGTCGCCCTCCTGCAGCCTGCCCTCGGCCGGCGAGTCCTCGGACAGCCCGCGGACGACGACCTTGACCGGGTGTCCGAGCTCGGCCAGCGCCGCGGCCTCGGCCGCCTCCTCGGAGGTCAGGAAGGCCTGCCGGTTGGCGTCGCGGGTCTGCTGCTCGGTGCGCCCCGGCGGGTAGACGGTCTCCTCGGGGACGACGCTGACCTCCCTGTCGAACCAGCCCTGCACCGCCTCGACCAGGCTCAGCCCGGCCCGGCTGACGCCGACGGTGGTGAGCGTCAGCTCCCCCTCGGTCTCGTTGCGCTCGCGCCCCTCGACGCTGATGATCGGCTCGCCGTCGATCTCGCCCAGCGTGTTGAAGGTCGGCCCCGGCACCTGCGCGACGTAGGGCACCGGCACGGCCGCACCCAGGACGCCGAACACCACCAGCAGCACGACACCGACGCTGAGGACGGCCATCCGACGGGTCACGACCGGCCAGCTTAGAGAAGGACCTCCCTGCCCCCCTCCGCTCGCAAGCTCGCGG
Proteins encoded:
- a CDS encoding DUF4386 domain-containing protein, with the protein product MTITGRTARTNGIPTDPLRRTAFLAGALYLITFIASIPAIFVLDPVLSDPNYIVGSGADTRVLSGGLLDIVNALACIGTAVVLFPVVKRQNETLALGFVTSRLLEAAIIFTGVVSLFAVVTLRRDSAGAAGADTDSLVNVGASLVAVRDWTFLLGPGVMAAINALLLGTLMYRSGLVPRAIPLMGLIGAPLLLSAKIGTIFGVNDDVSLWSLIALAPIFFWELSLGVWLVVKGFRPSLVTTGVIPSGEQEHPGDLSRA
- a CDS encoding TetR/AcrR family transcriptional regulator, with protein sequence MGATPRPSSGRGRPRDRALDDRILEQVIALLGSHGYAGLTLDELAARSGVAKTTILRRWPSKAAVAAAGVERLALQSVDVPDSGALKVDLLALLHGAVEAFVRGRGQFVAQLIREAGHHPEITDLLYTVIHTRRQAYRRVLALAIARGELAPSVDQDLLIDLLIGPIWTRMLITRDPITREYVDSIVEAVLVAFDVKPTATG
- a CDS encoding quaternary amine ABC transporter ATP-binding protein yields the protein MPPVLRATGLTKVFGARGEEALRLAGEGVARDEILRRTGSTLAVHDVGFSVERGELFVVMGLSGSGKSTLVRLLNRLIEPSAGTVEVDGQDLRALGDADLRTLRNDKVSMVFQHFALLPHRTVRENAAYALKIRGVPAAEQRERADWALRTVGLLDRADARPDQLSGGMQQRVGLARALAADSDVLLMDEPFSALDPLIRRDMQDLLVQLQTELHKTIVFITHDLNEAMRLGDRILMLKDGRTVQLGTGPEIISAPANAYVADFTSDVDRTRVLTAGDLLREPRMTARLGQSTGEVLRALGAAEANGVYVLDADRRIAGVARDDLLARARQEGRTAVGPRELVADYATTAPDRPLVEFVHLVGRHPVPLGVVDDDGRLLGVVPRAAVLDALAAVPARQEG
- a CDS encoding DUF4389 domain-containing protein, with product MTETRMPYPVRVDASQTPSVSRGLWLVKWLLLVPHYVVLAFLWLAFLVVSAVAFFAILFTARYPRPLFDFNVGVLRWSWRVHYYGYGALGTDRYPPFTLAEVPDYPAHLDIAYPQRLSRGLVLVKWWLLAIPHYLVLSVFTGGGIWLGTRSGTPDSAWDDGWGAGVSLVALLVFIAAIVLLFTGRYPRPLYDFVLGMDRWALRVTAYAALMTDRYPPFRLDQGGTDPGSVPTEPLAPPPSGVPAGAPPAPAAPLR
- a CDS encoding YlbL family protein; the encoded protein is MTRRMAVLSVGVVLLVVFGVLGAAVPVPYVAQVPGPTFNTLGEIDGEPIISVEGRERNETEGELTLTTVGVSRAGLSLVEAVQGWFDREVSVVPEETVYPPGRTEQQTRDANRQAFLTSEEAAEAAALAELGHPVKVVVRGLSEDSPAEGRLQEGDAVETLDGRPTPDLATLDAVLRSIPGGTTVSVGYTRLGEPGTATVTTRSAADAEQTDGPADAEEREGSLLGVLVREQPAAPYDVDIAVEDVGGPSAGLMLTLGILDLVGDTDLTGGATVAGTGTITATGEVGPIGGIQLKMIAAEEIGAELFLVPADNCADALGAPRPGLTLARVANLDEALTALEDLRAGRTPRPC
- a CDS encoding putative leader peptide → MTQSRRPVDRQPARQGHGHPLDTGGGGAATVIPMSSVGIVRFALVARRHIDLLRCASALCTA
- a CDS encoding TauD/TfdA dioxygenase family protein, giving the protein MTITAPVLPAPATSTAPAALDLERLAPGFGARVHGVDLASATDAQVRAIRTALAAHKVLFFSGQHALHPDGQIALGRRLGDVTESHPVVPGVDEEHPEIYALDSASGGFADVWHTDVTFVRRPPLGSVLRAVVLPPTGGDTQWADLQLAYESLSEPLQRLADQLVAVHDGTREFGYYLAQREARTKWEGEQFQALVPVEHPVVRIHPETGRKGLFVNPGFVSHLKDVSDAESRYLLDLFYAHITKPEHIVRHRWSVGDVVMWDNRSTVHYANRDYGDQRRVMHRITLRGDKPVGPTGA
- a CDS encoding UPF0182 family protein; translation: MPTLSRRAKVVIGAIAVLLVLFTAIGTLTNVYVDYLWFDETGFTEVFWTELQTRALLFAVAGVATGGLTALAIHLAYRFRPTFRPMSLEQQNLERYRQSIEPRRTLVLTSVAVVLGLFAGFTAQGSWETWLQFRNSTGFGRVDPEFGLDISFFVFDYPFYRLLLSFGFAIVILALIGSLLTHYVFGGLRLQTPGQKLTGAAMVQLSVLLGLFVALKAVAYWLDRYALVYSDRGGLFTGASYTDVNALLPAKTILVFAAAVCAVAFLANVVVRNFRLPAAALVLLLISSLVIGVAYPAIVQQFVVRPSANEREADFIARAIESTRQAYGLADVEYVDYAQQETGEEVDPAAALAELRNDTETIPNARLLDPNVLSATFTARQQIRNVYGFPEKLDIDRYTVNGETQDYVVAVRELNSQGLSENQDTWINRHTVYTHGNGFVAAPANQVVAGQEGGEPRFTTRDLPTRGNIEVSADGARIYYGELMQDYSVVGAPEGGEPREFDLPEGSDGEGQINNTYDGRGGVEVGSFFRQLTFAIFYRERNFLLSSAVNDASKVLYVRDPMDRVEKAAPFLTVDGDPYPAVIDGRVQWILDGYTTSGSYPYAEQMELGEAATDALTGTGTTALPNETFNYIRNSVKATVDAYDGTVSLYEWDTEDPVLQTYMKAFPGLVQPREDMSPDLVGHVRYPEDLFKVQRDILTRYHVSDPGDFYSGNDRWAVPADPTQDTQEPQPPYYILAQRPGDPEASFQLTSALNAFRRENLSSFVSASSAPDTYGQIQVLTLPGNTPFRGPQQVQQSFITNNQVRPDLTLFNSAESRAVFGNLLTLPIGDNGLLYVEPLYVEGTGENSFPLLQKVLVNYGDRVGYANTLAEALDQVFGAGAGEAAVDNDNAPAPTDQPDAPATPAPPADGGTADTPSTPEMQSAVQAINSALAALETAQRNGDFAGQGQALEDLQAAVTAYQTAQAQAAQAATTPGG
- a CDS encoding glycine betaine ABC transporter substrate-binding protein, whose product is MLRTTIRPRASAVALAAVLAATVTGCSAEEGADSATGGGDGITVQAAQFSWTAAGLTNSILSEIAADRPELGVATLQTTQLDPAAAWAGAQRGDIDLLTEVALPNQQELADSAAEQVEIVSETYGDAAQGWFVPAYAVAPGGPLEGLTSVTQLNDYADQLGNKFYDADPGYITTEQNAKRLAGYGITLEHVVSSEAAELAQLENSYSRQEPIVLYLYHPHAVFAQYDMVQLEEPTPYTEGCLTTGNGACAMPSYSANIAASAELQEQAPEFVDLLVDLRISVEEMEEMQKQVDVDGEDVGTVARQWVDEHATQIDEWVG